Genomic segment of Vibrio natriegens NBRC 15636 = ATCC 14048 = DSM 759:
ATGTTGGTGTACAAATCGACTGAAGCTTATGTGACGTTCAGGCATAAAAAAGAGCTGCGTATTTGCAGCTCTTTTTTCATTCTGGTCGCATTTATTTGTTTTGTGCGCGATCGTAAGATTCCAGGATTTCAGCTTTTGCGGCTTCCACGTCTGCCCAGCCATCAACCTTCACCCATTTACCGGATTCCAGTTCTTTGTAACGCTCAAAGAAATGCGTAATTTGCGCTTTCAGTAGCTCTGGGATGTCACCGACGTCTTGAATGTGCTCGTACTCTTTAGAGATTTTAGAGTGAGGAACCGCGACAACTTTAGCATCTTCACCAGATTCATCAGTCATTTTAAGCACACCAACAGGGCGGCAACGAATCACTGAACCTGGCATCAATGGGTATGGAGTCGGAACAAGTACGTCTACAGGGTCACCATCTAGAGACAGTGTGTTGTTCACGTAACCGTAGTTACATGGGTAGAACATTGGTGCAGACATAAAACGGTCAACAAATACAGCACCAGAGTCTTTATCTACTTCGTATTTAATTGGGTCTGCGTTTGCAGGAATTTCGATAACGACATAGATATCTTCAGGCAGAGATTTACCTGCTGGTACATGGTTTAGGCTCATTTGAAACTTCCTTTTCATTGAGGATGAGGGAACCTCATCTTATTACGATTTATTCGCAACTCACTTTAGCGACAAAAACACGGCAGGTAAACACCTGCCGCGTTGGACAAAGGTCTATTCGTCGCGATTCTTCTCAAGGAATTCTTCGACCTTACGTACCATGTTTTTTGAACCGACAAAGAACGGCACACGTTGGTGTAATTCTGTTGGCTTGATGTCCATGATGCGATTCACGCCGTCAGAAGCGATACCACCTGCTTGCTCGATTAGGAATGCCATTGGGTTGCACTCGTAAAGCAGACGCAGTTTACCTTGCGGGTGGCTTTGCGTGCTTGGGTATAGGTAGATTCCACCTTTTAGCAAGTTGCGGTGGAAATCTGCTACTAGAGAGCCGATGTAGCGAGACGTGTATGGACGACCATCTTCAGGTACATTTTCCTGACAGTACTTGATGTACTTCTTCACACCAAGTGGGAAGCGGATGTAGTTACCTTCGTTGATAGAATAGATTTTGCCTTCTTCAGGGATCATCATGTTTTCATGAGAAAGGCAGAAGCTGCCGATAGAAGGATCGTACGTGAAGCCATTCACGCCGTTACCTGTTGTGTAAACCAACATGGTTGAAGAGCCGTAAATCACGTAACCAGCCGCAACTTGTTTGTGACCTGGCTGAAGGAAATCTTCTTCTGTTGCTGGCGTACCAATTGGTGATACACGGCGGTAAATTGAAAAAATAGTACCTACAGAAACGTTCACGTCGATATTAGATGAACCATCAAGTGGATCCATTAATACAACGTACTTGGCGTTTTGGTTGAGTTCTTTATTGAATGCAACCGCCTCATCTTCTTCTTCGCTGGCTACGCCACAAACTTGGTCACGAGCTTCAAGTGCCGCTTTAAACTTGTCGTTTGCATAAACGTCTAGCTTTTGCTGAGCTTCACCTTGGACATTCTCTGTGCCAACAGCACCAGTAATATCGCCAAGGCCAGCAGCGTTAATTTCGCGGTTAACGATTTTCGCAGCTAAACGAATGGATGCTAAAAGAGATGATAGATCACCGCTAGCGTGGGGGAAATCCGCTTGTTTCTCGACAATGAATTCGCCTAGGGTGCGCAATCCAGACATGGTCAATCCTTACATTTTCATTTATTGGGGGTGTTGCGCAACGGGGCATCTCTTTATGGATGTTAAACGTTTGCGCTAAACGTAATTTTATGTCGAAGATCTTTTTAATGGTAATGAAGTAACCGTCTGAGATCTCAATTTATTTGTCTTGTCACTGACGAGTTCATCATTTAGTTCAGTGACTGTACAGTCCGTGTTCAGGCTTGTCATTTTTTTGAAAGTGACAGTAAGAACAAGGTGAAAGTCTCTCGCTTTTCTGGTGGTTATCGCGATAATGAAAGCATCAAACACGGCATTACAAGGTTAAGTTTATGCACATCCATATCTTGGGTATCTGCGGCACGTTTATGGGTGGCGCGGCAATTTTAGCTCGCCAGCTCGGCCACAAAGTAACGGGCTCTGATGCGAATGTTTACCCTCCGATGAGCACATTACTGGAGTCTCAAGGTATTGAAATTATTGAAGGCTTCGACCCTTCTCAGCTTGATCCTGAACCTGACCTAGTCGTGATTGGCAATGCCATGAGTCGTGGCAACCCATGCGTAGAGCATGTACTCAACAGCAACATGCGTTATACCTCCGGTCCGCAGTGGTTGAATGAGTTTTTACTTCACGATCGCTGGGTGCTAGCGGTGTCTGGGACGCATGGCAAAACGACCACTTCAAGCATGCTGGCTTGGATACTCGAAGACTGTGGTTACCAACCTGGTTTCCTGGTCGGGGGCGTATTGGGTAACTTTGGCGTTTCTGCTCGACTGGGAGAAAGCATGTTTTTCGTTGTTGAAGCAGATGAATACGACAGTGCTTTTTTCGACAAGCGTTCTAAGTTTGTCCATTACCACCCACGTACGTTAATCATGAACAATCTTGAGTTTGATCATGCAGACATCTTCGACGATCTTGAGGCGATTAAGCGTCAATTTCACCATTTGGTACGTACTGTTCCGGGCAATGGTCTTATTCTGTCTCCTAAACAAGATCAGGCACTTGCTGATGTACTTGAGCGCGGTTGTTGGACAGAAAAGCAGTTTTCTGGTGAAGATGGCGACTGGCAAGCGCATAAACTGGTCGTCGATGGCTCGAAGTTCGAAGTATCGCTGCAAGGTGAGAAAGTCGGTGTTGTTGAGTGGGACTTAGTGGGCGACCACAACGTGGATAATGCACTGATGGCAATAGCTGCTGCAAGGCACGTCGGTGTGACTCCAGAG
This window contains:
- the fbp gene encoding class 1 fructose-bisphosphatase; translated protein: MSGLRTLGEFIVEKQADFPHASGDLSSLLASIRLAAKIVNREINAAGLGDITGAVGTENVQGEAQQKLDVYANDKFKAALEARDQVCGVASEEEDEAVAFNKELNQNAKYVVLMDPLDGSSNIDVNVSVGTIFSIYRRVSPIGTPATEEDFLQPGHKQVAAGYVIYGSSTMLVYTTGNGVNGFTYDPSIGSFCLSHENMMIPEEGKIYSINEGNYIRFPLGVKKYIKYCQENVPEDGRPYTSRYIGSLVADFHRNLLKGGIYLYPSTQSHPQGKLRLLYECNPMAFLIEQAGGIASDGVNRIMDIKPTELHQRVPFFVGSKNMVRKVEEFLEKNRDE
- the mpl gene encoding UDP-N-acetylmuramate:L-alanyl-gamma-D-glutamyl-meso-diaminopimelate ligase translates to MHIHILGICGTFMGGAAILARQLGHKVTGSDANVYPPMSTLLESQGIEIIEGFDPSQLDPEPDLVVIGNAMSRGNPCVEHVLNSNMRYTSGPQWLNEFLLHDRWVLAVSGTHGKTTTSSMLAWILEDCGYQPGFLVGGVLGNFGVSARLGESMFFVVEADEYDSAFFDKRSKFVHYHPRTLIMNNLEFDHADIFDDLEAIKRQFHHLVRTVPGNGLILSPKQDQALADVLERGCWTEKQFSGEDGDWQAHKLVVDGSKFEVSLQGEKVGVVEWDLVGDHNVDNALMAIAAARHVGVTPELACQALGRFINTKRRLELKGEEQGVTVYDDFAHHPTAIELTVGGLRNKVGNKRILAVLEPRSATMKRGVHKNTLADSLHSADEVFLFQPDNIEWSVQEIADQCQQPAFVDADLDRFVAKIVERAKPDDQILVMSNGGFGGIHGKLLEQLKQKA
- the ppa gene encoding inorganic diphosphatase, whose protein sequence is MSLNHVPAGKSLPEDIYVVIEIPANADPIKYEVDKDSGAVFVDRFMSAPMFYPCNYGYVNNTLSLDGDPVDVLVPTPYPLMPGSVIRCRPVGVLKMTDESGEDAKVVAVPHSKISKEYEHIQDVGDIPELLKAQITHFFERYKELESGKWVKVDGWADVEAAKAEILESYDRAQNK